Genomic DNA from Lutibacter sp. A80:
CATTTATAAATAACTGGTATTCTTTTATTTGAGACATAATAATTTGGTTTAATTTTTTATTTTCGGGTTTCTGTAATTAGCCATTCTAACGGCTGCTTTTCCTTCGAATTCTCTCTTTTCAATACAATGTTTTATGGGGTCTTTTTAAATTTTATATCTTTAAATAAGACAATAAATCAACACTACTTAATTCTGAAATATTTTTTGTATTTCCACTAGCAGCATTTACAAAGATTGGTTATAAATCCAATGTGTTAATTTGATTGATGTAAATTTTATTTTCTTCTAATTTACTTGATCAATACATTAAAGTGGCACTTGGATATATTTAGAACACATATAGGTATAAAAATACTGTCTTTATTTATTAAGTATTTTGATTGAAAAAACTAATGTTATCTCCCCATCCATCCACCGTCAACCAATACAATTGATCCGTGCATGTAAGCTGCAGCTTCAGATGCTAAAAATACTGTTGGTCCAGCAAAATCGACTGCATCACCCCAGCGACCTGCAGGAATACGTGATAGAATTGATTCAGATCTAACCGGGTCGTTTCTTAAGGCTTCTGTATTGTCTGTTGAGATATATCCTGGAGCAATAGCGTTTACATTTACCCCTTTTCCTGCCCATTCGTTAGCAAAAGCCATTGTCATTTGACCTATTGCTCCTTTACTAGCAGCATAACCAGGTACTGTTATTCCACCTTGGAAGGTTAATAAAGATGCTGTGAAAATTACTTTTCCAGAACCTCTTGCGATCATATCTCTTCCAAACTCTCGAGTTAAAATAAACTGTGCATTTTGATTTACTTCAATTACTTTATCCCACATTTCATCTGGATGTTCTGCTGCGGGTGTTCTTAAAATGGTACCAGCATTGTTTACTAAAATATCTACTTGCGGGTGGTCTTTTTTTACTTCAGCAATAAATTTGTACAATGCTTTTCTATCTGAAAAATCACATTGATAAGCGCTAAAGTTTTTACCTACTGCTTTTATGGCTTTTTCAACAGCACTTCCTTCTTTTTCTAAAGATGCAGAAACTCCGATAATATTTGCTCCGGCTTCAGCTAAACCTATTGCCATAGCTTTTCCAATTCCTCTTTTACAACCTGTTACTAAGGCTGTTTTTCCTTCTAAACTAAATTTATCTAAAATACTCATTGTTTTATTTTTTTAATAAAGTGGTTCCTTGATTAGGTAAGGAGTAATACTTTTAATTGTTATTTGTTAAATTTTAAAGGCTACAATCCATTAGTACTTTCATTCCATCAGGTTTTTTATCAATGTTTTCAAAAACTTGTTGAATATTAGATAATGGTTGAACATCTGTAATCATTTGTTCAAATGGTAATTCGTTTGCTGTAATTAATTGGATTGATTTTTCATAATCTTGTTTTTCATAAACACGCGCACCAATAAGGCTCAATTCTTTCCAGAAAAACTTAAAAAGATCTACTGGTTTTTTCTCTCCATGAATAGCTACCATTAATATTCTTCCACGAATACCAGCAACTTCACACATTACATCTAGCGTAGGTTGTACACCAGCAACTTCAAATACTACATCGGCTCTACGGTTTTCTGTTTTGCTTTTTACATATTCTACTAAATCAATATCCATTGGATTTACAGCGTCAAAACCTAATTCTTTTGCTTTTGCAACACGTTTAGGATTTACTTCTGAAACAATTACTTGTGCACCTACTTCTTTTGCAACCATAGCGACTAATAATCCGATTGGACCACCTCCTAATACTACTGCAGTTTCTCCTTTTACAAGTCCACTTCTACGTACATCATGGGTTGCTACAGATAAAGGTTCTATTAGTGCTGCTAATTTTAAATCTGTTACAGCCTTTAATTTGTGTAGAATAAATTCAGGAACATTCCAATATTGTTGCATAGCGCCTTCACTATCAATACCAACAAATTTTAAGTCTTCACAGATATGATTAAATCCTTTATCTGAAGGTTTTACCAAACGATCATCTAATGGACGAACTACAACTTTATCTCCGACCTTATATTCAGAAACTCCTTCGCCAATAGCGTCGATAATCCCTGACATTTCATGTCCAATTGTTTCTGGCATTTTTACACGTTTGTCCATCATACCATGGTAAATATGAACATCAGTTCCACAAACACCCACATAAGCCACTTTAATTCTAACTTCTCCTTTTTTTGGTGCTTCAATATCCTTTTTTATTACAGTGAAGGTTTTATTACCTTCATATTGTGTTGTTATCATTATTTATATGTTTAATTTATTTTATACTAATTTCAATATCAGAAGTTTCGAACCCATCAACTTTTGCACTTACAATTACTTTTTCAGCTTTATCCAATGCCTGAATAATTAATAAAGTTCTTCCATTATGAGTGGTATTTTTATTTGTTTGAAATTTTTGAACACTCTTTATCCAACCATTATCTACACCTAATAACTTAGCATTTCCTTTTATTTCAAAAGTAATTTCTTTGTCATCGGTAAAAACTGGATTCCCTTTTTCATCAACTAGCTGAGCTACAATATGAGCTACATCGTAGTTATTAGCATTTATTGTTTTTTCTTCTGAAGTAAGTTTAATCCCGGTTGCAGTTTTTGCTGTGATAATTTTACTTTCAATTGCTACTCCATCTTTTTTTCCTTTTGCAACTAGGGTACCTTCAATAAAAGGAACTCCCCATTTGTAGATATGATCTTCAAAATCAACTAATTTTTTTAAACCTAATGATTGGTTGTTTAAAAACAATTCGATTTCTTCACAATTTGAATAAATTTCAATTGAAATCATTTCACCATTATTATAATTCCAATGGTTATTAACATCTTGCCATTGCCAAAGTGCATGTTCCCATTTTTTAGGATCTTTAGCTACAATATTTCCATTTGCATCTATTTTATTGAGTGATTTTTCAATGTTTTGTGTTGTAATTTTTAGAGTTGGTTCTTTACTCCATAATGATTTCATCATATAATAAGAGCCTCGAGGGAATCCAGCAGTATTTAACAAGCCTGATGGTTGTACACGCACCGGCCAAGGATCTCTAATTTCACCCATATAATCAATTCCAGTCCATAAAAATGTACCCGATATAAATGGACGTTCTTCAATAGCTTTCCATTCATGATATTGCGGTAAATTTTCAGTACCCATAATTACTTTATCCGGATAATTTTTATGGCCATAATCATATAAAACTCTTCTATAGCTATAACCTACAATATCAAGAGCGTCACTATAACCCGACAAATGACTAGAGGAGGGTAAAATGCAATTTGCAACTACTGGTCGTGTTTTATCTAACTCTTTTGTCCATTTAGCTAATTTTTTAGCAGTACGTTCTATACTGTATTTACCTTCTGGATAAGTATCCAATATTTCTTTAATTTTTTCTTTTGAATGTGGTGGTTCAGACCAAAAATAATTCCCATTCCAATCCATATTATCAAAAAAACCAGTTGCAGCAGCATTTTTTGGATACGTCCATTCGATTTCATTTCCAATACTCCATTGTATTATTGAAGGATGATTTCTATGGCTTAACATGATATTTTTCAAATCTTTTTCGGCCCAATTTTGAAAATATTCAGTATAACCTCTTGTTATATAATCTGTACTTTTACTTTCTTTTTGATTAAATCTTTTATCTTTTGGATAATCCCACTCATCAAAAAATTCATCTTGCACTAAAAATCCCATTTCATCACATAGGTCTAAAAATTCTGATGAAGCTGGATTATGTGATACTCTAATTGCATTTGTTCCACCATCTTTTAACGTTTGAAGTCTACGCTTCCAAACTCCTTTTGGCACAGCAGCACCAACTAAACCAGCATCGTGATGCAAACAAACTCCCTTTATTTTCATGTTCTCTCCGTTTAAGAAAAAACCTTCGTTGGCGTCAAACAAAATACTTCTTATACCAAATTTTGTAATGTAAGAATCAACTACACTACCTTCCTTTATAATTTCAGTAATTGCTTTATACATACTTGGAGTGTTAATTCCCCAAAGTTTTGGATTTACTACCTCAATTTGTTGAATTAAAGTCTCTAAAGAATTTTTATCTAAAGTTATGGTACTTTCAGCAACTCCTACCTCTTTATTATTTTCATCAAATAGTGTTGTTTTAATAATTGGATTTTCAATTACATCAAAATCATTTTTAACTTTTATATCAATTTTAACTGTTGCTTTATTTTCTGAAACATTTGGAGTAGTAACAAAAGTTCCCCAAACAGGAATATGAAGTTTGTTTTGTGTAATTAAATCTACTTTTCTATAAATTCCAGCCCCAGAATACCAACGACTATCTGCATATCGTGTATGATCTATTTTAACATCTATAGTATTGTTTTCTCCATCTTTATTTAGATATTCAGAAATATTGTAATAAAAAGGAGAATAACCATATGGGTGAAACCCTAATTTTACACCATTTATGTAAACTTCAGAATTGTTGTAAACACCATCAAAATGAATATAAGTAACTTTATTTTCATCAAATCTTTGATTAAATGTTTTTTGGTAATATCCATATCCTTTACCTGCTAAGTATCCTGTTGCTTGGGCGTCATATGCTAGTAATGAATCAAATTCACTTTCTACTACCCAATCATGAGGTAAATTTAATTTTCTATATTTATTTTTTGGAATGGAGTTTATTTCTTCATTTTCTTGAGATAAATAAAAACCCCAATCTAAATTAAAATCATCACAATTGTTATTCACCTCATCGATTTGATTATTGCAACTTACTAATAAGAAACCTAGAAAAAATAACAAGGTTAATTCTATTCGGCATTTTAATTTTAACTTATTCATTTACTGAGTATTAATTTCGTTTGTAATTGTACTTTATTTCCTTTAGAAGCACTAATCATATAAATGCCTTCTGGTAAAAAAGAGACATCGATTTTTTCTTCTAAAACTTCTATTTTTTTTGTTTTTAATAAAACCCCATCTATAGAATGTATAAATAACTCACCACCAATCATATCTTTAGAAGTAGAACAAGTTAAGTTTCCCTTAGACGGGTTTGGATAAACTTTTAAACCGTTTTCTAAAAAGACATTTTGTTCGAACATATTTGAACATTGTTTAGAAGCAGTTACAGTAATTTTATTTGTTCCAAATTGTATTGGTAATTCAATTTTTTTTTGTGTTGTACTTGTTTTAACCCCATTAATTGTTATTTCATAAGCATCACTCCCTTTTAAACTGAGTGAAACAGTTTTATTTATGGCATTAATTTTTGATACTACAGATAATGCTTCTGGCTCATTTATTTGAAGTTTAAATGAGGCTATATAGCCTGGAAACTCAGGAATTGATATTTCAATAGTATAAAAACCTGATTTTAGATTATTAACATTTAAGGTGTCAGAAAAACTAAACTTCTCATTATAACCTTCACCTGCTACAGTTGCAAAATAATTTAATGTTTTAGTAGTAGCTATTGCTATTTTACCATTATTTTCCCCTCTACAAGTTACACTTGTGGTTTTTATTTTATAATTATCATCCGAAATATCACTTACTTTATCTTTACGAATGTCATTACTAAATTCAAAAACTCGCATACTAACACTACTAATATGCCCTCCAGTATCATTAAATTGAACCGTAACAGTATTATTTGTCTCTAAAAGATTATATGGAACAGGTATTTCTAATACTCCAAAAAACTGAGCTCTATCTGCTTGATCATAACCTCTCCAATTTGAAGGAACATCAATTACTGTATTGTTAAATTTCACAACAGGATTTAAAGATTTACCATGTGCTCTTCCGAGACCTAGCCGTAATATAGCTTCACCATAATTCCCTTTTAAAACACCATTTATATTAAACGTTTGTACAGTGTTTTCGGTAATCGGTTTTAAATAAGAGTTAGCATAATATTTAATTTCATTTGAAGTTTCATCAATAACAATGTCTTCTTCAAAAGTATATTCTAAAATCATAGTTGACTCAGCTCCAAGAATTATAGAATTAGTATTAGTAATAGGCTCCTCAATAAGTATTGGAAAATTTCCGTTTAATGTTAAATGCTTTTTTAAAATATTGGTAATGGAATTATTGTTTGAATCAAACAATTCTAAATCAATGGTTTCTTCCTTAAAATTTAAATTATTTAAAATAATATAACCTTTATTTCCATCTACATAGGCATTAACTTGGATATCTAAATTATCTGAAGTTATATCAACTCTAGTACCACGAACATTTTTCCATAATTGATAAAATTTAACCATATCTGTATATACCCATTCTCCAGTATAACTTTCTGGTTCATTCGCTTTTCTCATTAGCCTATGGTTATATGGAACTCCTGTAGCACTATTATAACCCCATTCTGCTTTTACAATTATAAAATTAATTGCAGAAGCAACTACATTTGGGCGTTCTAAAAAAGACATTAATTGTGAGTTACTTGCCTTAATATGTAACCAATCTCTATATGGACTCCATTGTTCTTGTGCATAATCATGCATTTGTGCCCCATATTCTGAAACCACAATGGGCTTAACTTTGTTAAAAAAAAGCATGCTATAATGCTCCATCATATCAAAAGTGGCTTCAATATTACTTCCAGAACGCAAATCTTTTTTACCATTATTAATAGAAGGAAAATCATATAGATGTATAGAGAAGAAGTCCATATTATCACCTGCAACATCCATAAAAAGTTTATCTCTATTTTCCCAACGTTTAAAATCTCCAACTTCAAAATCAGGAAATGCAGCTGTATATCCTCCAATTTTTAAATCAGGAGCTTGAACCCTAATTGCTTCAGCTACTTCGTTATGAAATTCTGCTATCTCTTGTAAAGAATTAGAATAATCGTTTTTACCACCCAAGCTATGATAAGCAGGTTCATTAATAATCTCAAGAAATAAAGGTTTTTTCTGACCATTGGTTCCATGAAAATTATTAATATAACGTCCCATATATTCACCTGTAGCAGTAGCATTTGCCAAATACCAACCTTGGCTTGTTGGTTTTTGATCTGTTCCTGTCCAAAAAGGATTTAATTGACCTGCTATAACAAGGCTTTTTCTATCTTCATATTTATGCAGCGCAACATTACTTTCAAAATTACTTCTTGCATTAGCTCCTTTACTTATAATTTCAGAAGGATCTACAAAACCAGCTCTGTCTGGATCTTGTTGTATGTTATTTAAATTCCAAGTAATTCCTCCAGTATCTCTTCCTAAATAAACATCGTAACCGTTTAAAAAATCATTTCTTAAATCTGAAGTAAAATTAGAACCATCCCATTCATTTTCTGTTTGATTTGCATGTATTGAAATAAATTTTGAGCGATCAAATATTGAAATAGAATCTATAGTATGTTTAACATTTAAATTAACATCTACTCTAATTTGAGAAAAAAGATTTGATGTAATCAAAATCAAACATACATATATAAAAAAATTTCTAGAAATATTCATTTTATTCACCTGTATTATAATTGCCATACAAAATTGACGAAATAATGGTTATAAAGGAATATAATTAACTAGACAGAAACTGTACAGTGTAAAATTCTAATAGATTTAAACTAGACAAATAATAACAACCGTTTAAAAAAACCACTTAAAAATCGCATAACCTAAAAACAGCAAAACACTTTAATACACTATAAATCATAACATTGTATTATTTTTATTTTATAAATAAACAATTTAAGTTAAATTTAAATTATTTAATAAGAAAAAAATTAACTAGCTTTTATTATATTTAACAAAACATCTACCTAGATTATTATGAATAATATTAAAACAATTATTATACTACTAATTACTATTTACTTCAGTAATAAAATTCATTCTCAAAACACAATGACAGATAGTAAAATATATCTAAAAGCTGTTTCTCTAAAGAACAAAAATCCAGATAGTGCAGCTTTTTATTTTAATATAGGCTATGAAACTCGTTTAAAAGAAAAAGACACGTTAAATGCAATCAACTATTTAATTGAGTTATCTGATCTTTATGCGCATAATGTAAATTACGGTAAGTCATACGATGGTTATTGGGAAGCACTTTTACTTGCAGAAAAATCAAATGATTTAATTTCTATTTCACGAATATATCAATCTCTAGGATGGCTATATAGCTTTTACAAAAGAGATGATGAAGCTCTAAAATATTTTAATTTATCAATAAATATTCAAAAAAAATTATTGAAAGAAGATAATACCGAGCAAAATAGAGAATTGCTTCAAAGTAATTATTTCTCCATATTAAATGTTCATCGAATTAATGGTGATTTTAAAAAAGCAAAAGCATACTTAGATAGCTGTCGAAAGGCTAGAAAATTTAATGGAAAAGAACTAACAAAAAGTTACTACCTAACTGCAGAACAAGGTTTTTTAGAAGCTACAGATAAAAATTTTAAAAAAGCTTTAAAATTACTTAATGAATCTAAAGATTATTTTGAGAAAATTGATAAATCCTATTTAGTAATTATCTATGACCTATTTGGTGATGTATACAGAAGAATGGGTGATAATAAAAAAAGTATTGAAAGCTATAAAGAATCTTTAAATATATCTAACACCTATAATAGGCATTTAAACTATAGATTATTTGATTATGACGCGTTGGCATCATTATATTTTGAAGAAGGCAATATTGCCGAAGCATATCATTATTTAAAACTCTCTAAAGAAGGCAATGAAGAAATTTTTGGAGGCAAAAGTGAAAACAACAAACATTTATTAGAAATTAAAGATCAGTACAGACTAGAGAAAGACAGGCAACAGAAACTACTCAACCAGCAAAGAATCACAAAATTAGAACACGAAGACAAAATACAGATGTTGCAATCAATTATATTAGTAGGCTGTATTATATTTATAGTGTTATATGGGTATATTTTTATTCGTTATTTAAGAAATAAGTATAAAAATGAAAAAAGAATGTTAGAAGAAAAACAGCAGCTTAAGATTCAAAAACAAAACGAAATTTTAGAATTAAAAAACAAAGAATTAACTGAAGCTGCTTTAAGACTTATTGAAAAAGATGAATTTATTTCTAACCTAAAGAAAAAACTATGTAATTATACTGGAGAGTTAAATACTAGCATTATAAAAAGAATGTTAAAATCTATACAAGGAGGTCCAAATAGTAATTGGAAAGAATTTGAAGCTCGATTCACAGCTATTAATCAAAGTTTTTACGACAAATTAAATATGCAGTTCCCTAACCTAAGTCAAACAGATCAAAAAATTTGTGCTTTAGTAAAATTAAATTTTCCAAGCAAAGATATGGCTAAACTACTTGGTATTTCAGTTGAAAGTGTTCATACTTCTCGTTATAGACTTAGAAAAAAACTAGGTCTAGAAAGAAATGACAACTTAGAAGAGTTTATAAATAAATTTTAAAACTCAACATTATTAGTAATTATTATAATTCAAAAGTCTATTCTAGAAATAGTTTTAAAAAATTAATAACCACAGCTTTAACCTATTAAAAACCTAAAAATCAATAGATTAAATTCAGTAAATTGAGTTTTTGTCTAGTTTTTTATTAAAAAAAACAAATAAAAAAAAACATTTGTCTAGTTTTCATCTAGTATATTTAGAATAGATTCTTGTTAATTGTGTTCATATTTGTTACTCAAACTTTAAATAATATATTAGTATGAAATTTAAATTACTTGTTAATTGGAAATCTAAAACATATATAATAACAACCCTGTTATTATTAAGTTTTGGTTTAATTCAAGCTCAAAAAACAGTAACGATTAAAGGAACTGTTACAGGTGAAGGTGGTCCTTTACCTGGGGTTAGTGTTCTTGAAAAAGGGACAAATAATGGAACTACAACAAATTTTGATGGAGTTTACGAAATTAAAGCTAATGCAAATAGTATATTGGTATTTAGCTACATTGGATTTAAAAATTCAGAAATAAATATTAACGGTAAATCAACTATTAATGTAGAACTGATTACTGATGTTTCAACTCTTGATGAAGTTGTTGTTGTTGGGTATGGTACTCAAGCCAAAAAAGAAATCACAGGAGCCGTAGTTAATATTGGTTCTGAAACTATTGTTAAACAAGCTACAGCGGATTTAGGTACTGCTCTACAAGGTCAGGTTGCAGGTGTTAATATACAAGCAAGTAGTGGACGACCTGGAGATGCTGCAAATGTTCAAATTAGAGGGTTAGGTTCTATAAGCTCAGGTGCTTTAGGCCCACTATATGTTGTTGATGGAATTCCTTACCAAAACAACCCAAATATTGCTACTGAACAAATAGAAAACGTTGACATATTAAAAGATGGTGCAGCTGCATCAATTTACGGAACAAGAGCTTCAAATGGAGTAATCTTAATTACTACAAAAAAAGGAAAAGAAGGTAAAATGAAAATAGACTTCTCTACTTATGCTGGAATTCAAAATATCACTTCTGGAACTCCTTTAATGAATACGCAACAACAAATGTATTCTGAAGAGGTTATGCTCGAAGCTCTAGGAAGAGATCCCTTAATTTTCTTCTTTAATCAAAAAGCTTTAGATTACGATTCTGATTTTGTTGGAGACGTTCAAAACAATAATGCTCCTATTCAAAATTACAACCTTTCAATTTCAGGTGGTGTAAAAAACTTAACTTTAAATTTTAACTCTAACTACTTTAATCAAGAGGGAGTATTAATTAATTCTGGTTTTGACCGTTTTACAAACAGACTGACAGGTGAATTTAAAAAAGGAAAATTTAAAGCATTTGCTACAATGGGTTTTACTCAAGAAAACAGAGAGCAAGAACCTTGGGCTTTATATGAATATGCAATAGCACAAATGCCTTGGCAACCACCTTTAAACGGCCTTAATTCTAATGCAGAAAACAGCGTTGTAATACCCGTAAGAAATGCTATTCAATACAGTTACTTATCTAGTCAATTAAAAAATGAAGATAATAGAGAAGTAAATAGTTCTAATTTAGCATTAAATTTAGATTTTGAAATTTTAGAAGATTTTCACGTTAAAGCAAACCTTGGAAAAAATACTTGGAACTACGATAGAAAATTTTTTAAACCCCAATATTTAGTTTATAATTTAGATGGTACTTTCAACCCAACCGCATCTACACCTAATGCTCAAGTAAACCAAGATTATATCTGGAATAGTAAAGAAACACTTGAAACTATGCTAACTTATAAGAGAAGTTTTGGAGATCATAATTTAGATCTTTTAGGTGTAATTTCTTATGAAAGATTCAATAATGAAACCTTAAATGTTGGTGGTATATTTAGCGAAGAAGCTAATAATGAAATTAATAATATAGGATCTGTAAGTGAAGGTTTTAAACCTTCTGGAACTGAAGAAGAAAGTACTATTAGCGGTAAATTATTAAGAGTTCAATACAATTACAAAGGAAAGTATTTATTCTCAGGAAGTTACAGAAGAGATGGTTCATCTAAATTCTCTGAATCTAATAAATATGGTGATTTCTACGGATTTTCTGGCGGTTGGAACCTACATGAAGAAAATTTCTTAAGCAATTCTAAAACTATAAATGCCCTTAAATTAAGAGCTAGTTGGGCTCAAGTTGGAAATCAAGATATCCCATCATATTCATATACTCCTGTTATAGAGTCTGGTATTAACTATCCTTTCGGACCTAATGAAGAATTAAATTACGGTGCAATTCAGAGAAGATATGTTGACCCTAACATTAAATGGGAAACTACTATTTCTTCGAATATCGGTATTGATTTAACAATGTTAGACTATAGGTTAAATTTCACATTAGATTTATATAAAAATGATAAAGAAGATATGTTACTTCAAGAAAGGCTTACTCCTTCATCAGGAACATATCAACCAAGAGCTATTGGAACATATGATGTAAAAGTAATTAATGCAGGAAATATGATA
This window encodes:
- a CDS encoding SDR family NAD(P)-dependent oxidoreductase, which produces MLDKFSLEGKTALVTGCKRGIGKAMAIGLAEAGANIIGVSASLEKEGSAVEKAIKAVGKNFSAYQCDFSDRKALYKFIAEVKKDHPQVDILVNNAGTILRTPAAEHPDEMWDKVIEVNQNAQFILTREFGRDMIARGSGKVIFTASLLTFQGGITVPGYAASKGAIGQMTMAFANEWAGKGVNVNAIAPGYISTDNTEALRNDPVRSESILSRIPAGRWGDAVDFAGPTVFLASEAAAYMHGSIVLVDGGWMGR
- a CDS encoding zinc-binding dehydrogenase, with the translated sequence MITTQYEGNKTFTVIKKDIEAPKKGEVRIKVAYVGVCGTDVHIYHGMMDKRVKMPETIGHEMSGIIDAIGEGVSEYKVGDKVVVRPLDDRLVKPSDKGFNHICEDLKFVGIDSEGAMQQYWNVPEFILHKLKAVTDLKLAALIEPLSVATHDVRRSGLVKGETAVVLGGGPIGLLVAMVAKEVGAQVIVSEVNPKRVAKAKELGFDAVNPMDIDLVEYVKSKTENRRADVVFEVAGVQPTLDVMCEVAGIRGRILMVAIHGEKKPVDLFKFFWKELSLIGARVYEKQDYEKSIQLITANELPFEQMITDVQPLSNIQQVFENIDKKPDGMKVLMDCSL
- a CDS encoding glycoside hydrolase family 2 TIM barrel-domain containing protein is translated as MNKLKLKCRIELTLLFFLGFLLVSCNNQIDEVNNNCDDFNLDWGFYLSQENEEINSIPKNKYRKLNLPHDWVVESEFDSLLAYDAQATGYLAGKGYGYYQKTFNQRFDENKVTYIHFDGVYNNSEVYINGVKLGFHPYGYSPFYYNISEYLNKDGENNTIDVKIDHTRYADSRWYSGAGIYRKVDLITQNKLHIPVWGTFVTTPNVSENKATVKIDIKVKNDFDVIENPIIKTTLFDENNKEVGVAESTITLDKNSLETLIQQIEVVNPKLWGINTPSMYKAITEIIKEGSVVDSYITKFGIRSILFDANEGFFLNGENMKIKGVCLHHDAGLVGAAVPKGVWKRRLQTLKDGGTNAIRVSHNPASSEFLDLCDEMGFLVQDEFFDEWDYPKDKRFNQKESKSTDYITRGYTEYFQNWAEKDLKNIMLSHRNHPSIIQWSIGNEIEWTYPKNAAATGFFDNMDWNGNYFWSEPPHSKEKIKEILDTYPEGKYSIERTAKKLAKWTKELDKTRPVVANCILPSSSHLSGYSDALDIVGYSYRRVLYDYGHKNYPDKVIMGTENLPQYHEWKAIEERPFISGTFLWTGIDYMGEIRDPWPVRVQPSGLLNTAGFPRGSYYMMKSLWSKEPTLKITTQNIEKSLNKIDANGNIVAKDPKKWEHALWQWQDVNNHWNYNNGEMISIEIYSNCEEIELFLNNQSLGLKKLVDFEDHIYKWGVPFIEGTLVAKGKKDGVAIESKIITAKTATGIKLTSEEKTINANNYDVAHIVAQLVDEKGNPVFTDDKEITFEIKGNAKLLGVDNGWIKSVQKFQTNKNTTHNGRTLLIIQALDKAEKVIVSAKVDGFETSDIEISIK
- a CDS encoding T9SS type A sorting domain-containing protein, which translates into the protein MILITSNLFSQIRVDVNLNVKHTIDSISIFDRSKFISIHANQTENEWDGSNFTSDLRNDFLNGYDVYLGRDTGGITWNLNNIQQDPDRAGFVDPSEIISKGANARSNFESNVALHKYEDRKSLVIAGQLNPFWTGTDQKPTSQGWYLANATATGEYMGRYINNFHGTNGQKKPLFLEIINEPAYHSLGGKNDYSNSLQEIAEFHNEVAEAIRVQAPDLKIGGYTAAFPDFEVGDFKRWENRDKLFMDVAGDNMDFFSIHLYDFPSINNGKKDLRSGSNIEATFDMMEHYSMLFFNKVKPIVVSEYGAQMHDYAQEQWSPYRDWLHIKASNSQLMSFLERPNVVASAINFIIVKAEWGYNSATGVPYNHRLMRKANEPESYTGEWVYTDMVKFYQLWKNVRGTRVDITSDNLDIQVNAYVDGNKGYIILNNLNFKEETIDLELFDSNNNSITNILKKHLTLNGNFPILIEEPITNTNSIILGAESTMILEYTFEEDIVIDETSNEIKYYANSYLKPITENTVQTFNINGVLKGNYGEAILRLGLGRAHGKSLNPVVKFNNTVIDVPSNWRGYDQADRAQFFGVLEIPVPYNLLETNNTVTVQFNDTGGHISSVSMRVFEFSNDIRKDKVSDISDDNYKIKTTSVTCRGENNGKIAIATTKTLNYFATVAGEGYNEKFSFSDTLNVNNLKSGFYTIEISIPEFPGYIASFKLQINEPEALSVVSKINAINKTVSLSLKGSDAYEITINGVKTSTTQKKIELPIQFGTNKITVTASKQCSNMFEQNVFLENGLKVYPNPSKGNLTCSTSKDMIGGELFIHSIDGVLLKTKKIEVLEEKIDVSFLPEGIYMISASKGNKVQLQTKLILSK
- a CDS encoding tetratricopeptide repeat protein; amino-acid sequence: MNNIKTIIILLITIYFSNKIHSQNTMTDSKIYLKAVSLKNKNPDSAAFYFNIGYETRLKEKDTLNAINYLIELSDLYAHNVNYGKSYDGYWEALLLAEKSNDLISISRIYQSLGWLYSFYKRDDEALKYFNLSINIQKKLLKEDNTEQNRELLQSNYFSILNVHRINGDFKKAKAYLDSCRKARKFNGKELTKSYYLTAEQGFLEATDKNFKKALKLLNESKDYFEKIDKSYLVIIYDLFGDVYRRMGDNKKSIESYKESLNISNTYNRHLNYRLFDYDALASLYFEEGNIAEAYHYLKLSKEGNEEIFGGKSENNKHLLEIKDQYRLEKDRQQKLLNQQRITKLEHEDKIQMLQSIILVGCIIFIVLYGYIFIRYLRNKYKNEKRMLEEKQQLKIQKQNEILELKNKELTEAALRLIEKDEFISNLKKKLCNYTGELNTSIIKRMLKSIQGGPNSNWKEFEARFTAINQSFYDKLNMQFPNLSQTDQKICALVKLNFPSKDMAKLLGISVESVHTSRYRLRKKLGLERNDNLEEFINKF